The Nicotiana tomentosiformis chromosome 9, ASM39032v3, whole genome shotgun sequence genome contains the following window.
atgccTGAACTCTACTGACCTGAAtcgttgacaaagatcatgcagacattgtcgatacggtatgagcttcaaatcACAGGTTtcccattctccctgaatctggtgaaccaGCAAATCTGAGtctcccaaaaccaatatttcttgaactcccatatctatagctagcctcaaacccagaatgcatgcctcatattcagccatgttgttagtgcaataaaatCGAAGTCGAGCTGTTACATGGTAGTGATGccttgtttcagaaatgagtacagcccctattccgacacctttcaggttagcagctccatcaaagaagagtttccaacctggattttcatcatgatcagccccgtcaacatacatcacttcttcatcaggaaaataagtcttcagtggctcatatacttcatccaccggattctcggccaagtgatcggctagggcttgggctttcatcgcggttcgagtcacatagatgatgtcaaattctgtgagtaaaatctgccactttgccaacctccctgtgggcataggcttctgaaagatataccttagaggatccatgcgagaaatgaggtaagtagtgcaggatgacagataatgcttcaacttttgcgccacccaagtcagggcgcaacatgtcctttcaagaagagtatacttaacctcataaggagtgaacttcttgctgaggtaataaatggcttgctctttcttgcccgtgatgtcgtgttgacccaacacacaaccaaaagaattatccgTGACTGTCAAATAGAGGAttaaaggtctcccaggttctggcgggaccaacacAGGGGGGTTCAGCAGGTAattcttgatcttatcaaatgcttctTGACACTCATCGGTCCACTTAACCGCAGCATTTTTCTTTAGTaacttaaatatgggctcacaagtcgtcgtgagttgagcaataaacctgctgatgtagtttaacctcCCGAGCAGGCTCATCACCTCAGTTTTATTCTTTGGTGGTGGTAGTTCTTGGATGGCCTTAATCTTTGACGGATCCAACTCGATGCCGCGtcgactgactatgaatcccaaCAGTTTCCCCGACGGaacaccaaatgcacatttcgccggattgagcttgaggttgtacctgcggagcctttggaaaaactttctcaaatccccaacatggtcggactgcttctttgactttatgatcacatcatctacataaacctcaatttccttgtgtatcatgtcatgaaatatagtagtcattgccctcatgtaagttgccccagcattctttaaaccgaatggcattacccggtagcaATACGTCCCCCATGGCGTGATGAATGCTGTCTTTTCTGCGTCTTCCTCGTCCATcaggatctgatgatatcccgcataACAATCCACGAAAGACCTGATCTCGTGCTTGGCACAATTATCAATTAGAATGTGGATAttcggcaatggaaagttatcttttggacttgccttgttgagatcacgataatcaacacacaccctcgtcttaccatccttctttggtactggtaccacattagctaaccaagtgggatactgagtgacccgaatgacctttgcctccagttgctttgtgatttcttctttaatctttacACTCATATCAGTCTTGAACTttcttaacttttgcttgacaGGAGGGAATGTAGGGTCGGTTGGCAATTTATGAGCTACCAAATCAGTACTCAAGCCCGGcatgtcgtcatacgaccatgcaaagacatctttgtatgcaaatagtgttttgattatttcttccttgatttgcggttccagatgcacacttatcttggtttctctatcattattttgatcccctaaattgattgcttcggtttcattcaaattaggcttGGGTTTTTCTTCGAAGTGTTTTAGTTCTCTACTGACTTCCTCAAATGCCGCCTCTTCATCGtattctgtttcatcatcaccctctacttcttggatcgttgtttcagaattagattggcttttaagatttggctgaaaatttctcatgcatgtcatgtcattgaaaccagcataAAAGGAACTGTacagaaagaaaagcaaaaataaaaaatgaaacgCTATCAGGATCAATGGAAAAACTGGAAATTGtaaaaaataaaaggatagaagggtttgtacaTTGAAACAAACAAAACTAAGAAAAATCTGGgttacaaccctggaataacccagatgatagaaaggaaaacaaagcaaactaccaaaactccttccggatggggagaggagtagctttccaattgctaagcttTACGTTTAGTCCGACAAACTGCACatcggcattactggaaccttccccAATTTCGACCATATTGACCTCATCAAACAGACTCTGGAACCTCTCGATCAAAtcttcatcaaagtcgaccacatGTTTTGGGACCACTGACATTGGGCGTTTGGTGACCCCTGACTTGACGAAAGACTTGGAAATATGCGGAACAGGTTTAGGGAGTGACCATGCCTTTCCTTTCAAACTTTTAGCCCTTTTCACGTCTTTCCCtgtgagtgtgaatcccaaaccaaatgtatCAAAACTTTCACGTAGGCACAACGGGTGCACAATACCTTGCAGAGATGAACCCAGACCTTTGCCCGGCAgaaaaccattcttcaacatttcatttgctaccatgacggACGCGGATGGTATCTTCGGACCTGGAGTGCATTCCCCTTAGGGAAATTTCTCGACAGACACTGTTTCGAACATTTGGTAAACCCAAGGCCCTTTGtcatcttcaacttcaataaatggaatGATTGTGTCGTTGTAAGCAGATAAAttctcatcaccgtgcacaactatttcccgcctgtcccattcgaactttaccatttgatgcagagaagacggGATTGCCTTGGCAGCATGGATCCAGGGCCTGCCTAACAACAAGTTATAAGAGACAGccacatctagcacttggaactccatagtgaactcaactAGCCCTATTGACAAATTGAGCATTATATCACCGACagaatctttccctcctccatcGAAGCCTCGAACGCATACATTATTAATGTGGATCCTTTCAGTGCcaatcttcaacttttgcaaagtggacagagggcaaatatttgcactagaaccgttatccaccagtacccttgagacagcagaatcctcgcacttcactgtgagataaagagctcgaTTGTGTTCTGTACCCTCTATAGGGAGTTCATCATCCGAGAAAGTGATCCTGTTTGCTTCgaaaatcttgttagcaatcttttccaagtggttcACCATGATCTTGTCAGGAACATGAGCCTCgttcaaaatcttcatcagggctttgcggtgttcatcGGAATGTATCAGCAACGACAGaagagagatctgagctggtgttttcctcaactgttctacaatggaatagtcttgcattttcatctttttcaggaatTCCTCAGCCTTTTCTTCGGTGACCGGCTTTTTTACTGGGATGTGGCCGTCCTTGGATGGCTTGGTTTTCCTCAGTTCTTCTGGGGTAAAACATCTCCCGGAACGAGTCAGCCCTCCGGTTCcattgacttcttcctctacttctttccctttatACGTTACTATCACCTGTTTGTAATTCCACGGGATGGCCTTTGTGTCAACCATTGGCAACTGGGTCACTGGCTTAATAATAACGGGGGTAACACGAGCCCCTTCCACGATTATGACCGGCTTGCCCGGGACCCCTGGCACGATCACTTTTTGCCTTTCCTGGTTCGCTTCGACATCAACCGGAGGCCCTTTCACAACCAATACAGAAGGCTTCACATTGAGCGTGCTTGGCTTCTCCGACACCCCTTTAATCGTCAAGGATATTGCTTTTGCAGAATCTAGCGCTTTGATTGGATTATTCTCGCTAGCCCGGatcatcatgacagacttggaaGAGTTTTTGGGCTCCCCATCCTTATGAACTATCTCGATCATGTGTGTCTCTGCATGGGCcggcaaaggattttggttgatgtttggcgcatccgggctctggaccacaatttgatttgtatcaatgagctcttggatcgccctcttcaaatgccaGCACTTCTCTATGTCGTGCCCCGGGGCATCGGAACAATATGCACATCTGAGGGAATAGTCAAGGTTCCTTGGAGGCGGATTTGGTATCTTGGGCTCAATCGGCCTCAAAACGTCCAACTGCCTCAAACTCTGAAACAAACTGGTATAGgactctccaagaggggtgaaggtttcttttCGTTGTTGCCTTTCTTTTCTGTAATCTGGCTTCGGTCGAAAACTTGGACCAGTAGGGTTTTGGTATGGTTGTGGGGGAGTATAAAgattttgtggagttggagcacgccattgtgggtaaggagggggttgagcatatgactgtgcgtggtgaacatggtattggggtaGCTCGACAGAATATCGAGGGTCTTGTGGCGGGAGATAGTGCTGAGATGGATTATATGGAACTTGGGTGTAGGCTTGAGGTTGGGGTCGAGTttgggtgtactggtgaggcggaccccttgggccacgccatgatccagagacaaacatagcgacatcttctttcttctttttgcctaacaggcttccggtgccactttgaattgcctgtgtggtcgcttttatggcagagtagctcatgatcttgcttgacttgagtccctcttccaccattcctcccatctttaccacatcgttgaaggacttacctatggctgagatcaaatggccaaagtaagtgggctctagggcttgaagaaagtactcgaccatctcatcttccTCCATTGGAGGGTAGActcgtgcagcttgttctctccatctgaaaccatattccctaaagctttcattgggcctcttctctaccttggtcaaagataggcgatccgggacaatgtctatattatactgaaagtgccgagcaaaggcctgagccaagtcATCCCATGTGTACCACTTGCTAGTGTCTTGGCGGGTGTACAATTCTAAAGCTGCCCCACTCAGACTCTGACTGAAATATGCCATTAATAATTCATCTTTCCCACCGGCGCCTCTCATATTGCTGCAGaagcctctcaaatgggccacgggATCTCCGTGTCCATCGTACgggtcaaacttgggcatcttgaacccagcGGGCAATTGAACATCCGGaaataagcataaatccttgtaagccacacttacttggcttcctatcccttgcatgttcttcaaagattgcTCTAGGCTCTTCACTTTCCTGAACATCTCGTCCTGCTCCACAttccgggatggtttctcagTTTCGACAAGAGGTTCAAAGCGAGGGGCACGGGAAAAAGATCCGCgactttgaaagttggttccGGACCATAATATTGGGTATTTGGAGCTTGGAAcgcgggttcactagaagatctGTGGAGGGTAGCTCGCGGAGGGGCTACGAAAATAGGAGCGGATGTCGGAGCAGGGTATGCAGTTGTTTTGGCTGGTAGAGCATGAAAGGTTTGGGACGAGGTGCCAGGGTAGTGGTGATAAGGGGTAAAGCCTGGTGCGTGCTGAGGGGAAAGGTCAATGGTAATGGGATCTTGGGCTTGTGATAGTGGTGGAATGAAAGCGGGATTTTTCGAGTAGTTAGCGGGGAATGAAGGTGGGGGATGCCCCCTGACCCAGGCTTGATACATTTCTGCCATTTGATGCTTCAATCTGTAGACCTCTTCTTTCAATTCAGACTCCGATTCTACAACCTCCCTTGGTGGGTCGACAACACCCGTGTCCAattctttgctagtcatgactgccttgtactttgatctggtgttataagggtgacttgccaggatgccaacaaactaaccacctaaaaCAAAACCTGTCTCTGTTCACACGCAAAAACTTGGTCAGTTTTAAAAGCAATTTACAGATAGGTAATCGCACATTGGATatgcaatgcacctgagcagTTAACGTTCCTAAATGCTTTGCGACGGTTCgtatgtttcatcccggcttttCCAAATTCTCCAAATCCTGACTTTTCCCTCTcttattctttcctctttttttttttagtttggcccctcttttcttttaagaatatgatcgaatcctatggggattgcctacgtatcatgacgccgcatgaatcagatcagtACCTAGTTCAGAGCAATAGACGcgaaataatttatttcattaataaaagacaatctttttggattttctattacaaggactAAAGTAGAGATGACTGCAAAAAAGGAAAATCTACAGACTCGGCATAAAGTAATAGACAACTTTGACAAAGGCGAACAAGACTCAAAGAAAGTAAAACACAGACTACTAAAggaaataaaaatacataataGCATCAACTGGTACTCCAGAGGCTTGCGGGACATCAGCCGGTCTCCGCATAGGCCTGCAGGTAATATCTTCTTGGAGGCggtctaggtcaaccatcacTTGTCGGACGAATGTCATTacagaagcaaaaaacatagacttggtcatgtcttcacattcatggcatttcattacaacataatcagctatctctttaatcctcattctgatgacacccttttcttgcAGCAAACGTCCAATCTGCTGGGCCCGAGCCTCTAATACTTGTGTATCTGTGTTGCTTTGGTCTTGTAACTGCTTCAGGCTTTCTTGTAGTTGTTTTTTTTTTGAGTCTAGTACCTCTTTTACAACATCgacatcctcaaattctagtttgattgattgttggtgttctactatgGACTCCTCTATTAGTACCTCAATTTCTGCATCTAATGCATGCTCCTTTTTGCTACTATCCACAATATCAGCTTGTTGGGCATTAAATTGACTCACTTGTGCCTTCAGGTTATGAATAGTTGTATCTTGCCTTTGGATAGTATCACATAGCCTTTGTATTTGCAGTTGTTTCTCATTACTTTATTCCATGAAACACTTTAACATATCTTTGATCTCATTCAGGTCAGCTTCCctaggttctttgttcctattaattTCACCAAAAAAGTTTAAGTAAgggattgggggggggggggataaaaaatataattacaaCCATGAATGTGACCAtattgaccaccacacatatcacacatattccatacataagattgagttggtgcacaaaAATCGCTCTCGGGAATATTTGGATAATTTTGCCATGAgtggtttcct
Protein-coding sequences here:
- the LOC108947409 gene encoding uncharacterized protein, with translation MFRKVKSLEQSLKNMQGIGSQVSVAYKDLCLFPDVQLPAGFKMPKFDPYDGHGDPVAHLRGFCSNMRGAGGKDELLMAYFSQSLSGAALELYTRQDTSKWYTWDDLAQAFARHFQYNIDIVPDRLSLTKVEKRPNESFREYGFRWREQAARVYPPMEEDEMVEYFLQALEPTYFGHLISAIETHMIEIVHKDGEPKNSSKSVMMIRASENNPIKALDSAKAISLTIKGVSEKPSTLNVKPSVLVVKGPPVDVEANQERQKVIVPGVPGKPVIIVEGARVTPVIIKPVTQLPMVDTKAIPWNYKQVIVTYKGKEVEEEVNGTGGLTRSGRCFTPEELRKTKPSKDGHIPVKKPVTEEKAEEFLKKMKMQDYSIVEQLRKTPAQISLLSLLIHSDEHRKALMKILNEAHVPDKIMVNHLEKIANKIFEANRITFSDDELPIEGTEHNRALYLTVKCEDSAVSRVLVDNGSSANICPLSTLQKLKIGTERIHINNVCVRGFDGGGKDSVGDIMLNLSIGLVEFTMEFQVLDVAVSYNLLLGRPWIHAAKAIPSSLHQMVKFEWDRREIVVHGDENLSAYNDTIIPFIEVEDDKGPWVYQMFETVSVEKFP